The following DNA comes from Geobacter sp..
TGCGGTCAGGCGGCGATTGCCCCGGTGTTTTTCCAGTGCCCTGATTATCAGCTCCCGCTCCGTCGATTTCAGTGCCTCCCTGCTGTCCATGCTGGCCGGCAGAGTCGCATGCACGAGGGCATCTGGCAGATTTGCACACCTGACAACCCCCTGCGCCAGGATAACTGCCCGTTCCATGATATTCTGGAGCTCGCGGACATTGCCCGGCCAGGCATACCGGGCCATAGCATCGAATACTCCGGCTTCAGCACCTTTCAGCTTCTTGCCGATCTGCAGGCTGAAACGTTCGAGAAAATAATCTGCCAGCAGGGGGATCGCATCGCTACGTTCCCTGAGGGGTGGGAGTTGAAGCGGAAAGACATTCAGCCGGTAGTAGAGGTCTTCGCGAAACCGCCGCTCTGCTACTTCAAGCTGCAGGTTGCGGTTCGTGGCGGCAATGACCCGCACATCGGCCTTTATCTCCTTGTTGCCGCCAACGCGTTCGAAAGCCCGTTCCTGAAGGACGCGCAGCAGCTTTGCCTGCAGCGGCAGGGGCATTTCCCCGATTTCATCCAGAAAGATGGTCCCACCCCTGGCCAGTTCGAACTTTCCCTGACGTGCCTGGATCGCCCCGGTGAATGCTCCCTTTTCATGGCCAAACAGCTCGCTTTCCAGCAGGTTCTCCGGGATGGCGGCACAGTTCAGCGGGACAAAGCTGGCTTTGCTTCGAGGGCTCAGGAGGTGAATGATCCGGGCTATCAGCTCCTTGCCAGTGCCGCTTTCGCCGTAGATAAGCACATTGGCAGTAGTACCGGCCACATCGAGCACCAGTTTGCGGACTTTCTGCATAGCCTGCCCGGCAAAGATCAGCTCTTCGGGCGGGAGCCCTACGGTTTCCGATGCCTTCAAGGCGAGGAGCTCCCGGTTTCGCTCCTGGCTTTCGATTATCCGTTTGACAAGGGTGAGTAGCGCTTCCGGTGCCGAAAGAGGTTTGGTGAGGAAATCGACTACTCCTTCTTTCATGGCTGCAACCGCTTCATCTACCGTTCCGTAGGCAGTCAGCAGAATGAACTGCGGCGGACCGGGGTCCTGCCTGGTTTCACGGAACAGCTCAAGCCCACTCTTGCCAGGCATTTTGAGGTCAGAGATGACAAGGTCATAACCCTCTTTGGCGAGCTTTTGTGATCCTTCACGGCCATCGCAGGCAATGGAGACCTCATACCCCTCATCCTCCAGGATCGTCTGCACGAAGCTGCGGAAGGTCTCATCGTCCTCAACAATCAGAATGCGTCCCGTCATCTCGAAACTCCGGCATTTTGGTCATTACGGCAATCGTGCGGGAAGGGTTATGGAGATCGTGGTGCCTTGCCCTGTAACGCTCTTCACGCCGATCGTGCCGCTGTGTTCTTCCACGATCTTTTTACAGAGAGCCAACCCCAGGCCGGTTCCCTTGGACCTGGTGGTGAAGAACGGCTCAAATATCCTGTCCATTATATCCGCCTCGATCCCCTGCCCGGAGTCGCTCACGGCAATGGTGACAGCCATGGCCGATGCTGCAGCCACCAGATTCAGACTCCCCCCCTCCGGCATAGCCTGAATGGCATTTTTCGCAAGATTGAGCAGGACCTGGCCAAGCCGGTCGCGGTCGCCCTGGATCTGCAATCCTTCTGGACAATCGCTGAAAATCGCGATCTGCTGTTCTTCAGCTTCAGGGCGGATGAGGGAGACCGTATGCGCGATCAGCTCGTCAAGGCGCAACACCGTCGGTGCCAAACGGTCTGTCCGGGAGTAGGCGAGGAGGTTGTTTACCAGGGCTTCCAAGCGGAGGGTTTCTGCGACTATCCGCTGTGCAAAGCCCCTGTTGCGCTCATCTGTCGGTCTCTTCTCGATGACCTGGGCGAATCCCTTGATGCCGCCCAGAGGATTTCTGATCTCGTGGGCAAGCATGGCCCCCATCTCACCGAGACGGGCCAGACTTTCCTGCCTCGCCATGGCCAGATGGTGCATCTCCTCACGCACGGCGTAGCGATAGATGAGGGCCGACAAGACCCATCCTGCCAGCAGCAGCGACAAAAGGATGAACATGTTCAGTTCTGCCTGACGGATAACCGCATCGGCTCGATAGGTGTGCAGGGTGAGTCGCAAAATCAGAGGCTTGCCGGCTATATGCAACGGAGAGATAAATTCATAGGCCTTTTCGCCAGTCCCCAGCGTAACCCGGCGCTCGATCGCTTCTCCTTTGAGCAGCACCGCACGGGAGCGGGAATCACTTTCTCGCGATCCGATCAGGTCGGCATTGGTATGGAAGCGAAAGATCCCGCTCTGGTCGACTATGGCCAGAAACGCGAGGTCTTTGGGGTGCAAGGTGTCGAGTAAATGAAGGGATGGATCGTGAGCGGCAATATTTTCCACTGCTGCCGTGATTGACAGGGCCATACCACGGAGGTTCTCCTCGGCAATGGGAAAAGCCGCCCGATAGTTGCTTATGGCAAACCAGAGGAGGACCAGCGTAATGCAGAGTCCGCAAAGGAGCAGGATTTTTTTCAGCATTGCGGTTTCATAGTGCTGACAATACCCGTTCCATCTTCTGTTTCACCTTTTGCGCAAGCTCCGCTATTTCAGGGTTATCGATCATGGAGAGCGCTGCCACGGGGTCCATGACCATGACAACCGTTTTGCCGTCACTGTCATCATACACAACCACGTTGCAGGGGAGCAAGGTGCCGATATTGGGTTCCCGGCTGATTGCTTCCCACGCAAGGGCCGGGTTGCAGGCGCCGAGTATGATGTAGTTACGGAAATCTCTGCCCAACTTTTCCTTGAACTTTTGTCGCACGTCGATTTCCGTAAGGATGCCAAAACCTTCCTTGAGCAGTTCTTCCCGGACCTTCGCTTCTGTCTCGTAGAAAGAGGATTGCACGGTTTTTCCAAAGGCATAGCGGGTATGCATGGCCATAGACTCCTTTACCTGGCGGGTTGTAGTGACATTTTACCATGTTCGGGAGAACTTACCTGCAGGACCTGCATCGGTTTGGCACTGCTAAGGGAGGGAAGGCAGAGAGCATCCTTCGTTGAGTCGTCCAGGCGTTTGTCGGCCGGTATTGCCTTCATGCAGCTCCCTTTTCG
Coding sequences within:
- a CDS encoding histidine kinase, which translates into the protein MLKKILLLCGLCITLVLLWFAISNYRAAFPIAEENLRGMALSITAAVENIAAHDPSLHLLDTLHPKDLAFLAIVDQSGIFRFHTNADLIGSRESDSRSRAVLLKGEAIERRVTLGTGEKAYEFISPLHIAGKPLILRLTLHTYRADAVIRQAELNMFILLSLLLAGWVLSALIYRYAVREEMHHLAMARQESLARLGEMGAMLAHEIRNPLGGIKGFAQVIEKRPTDERNRGFAQRIVAETLRLEALVNNLLAYSRTDRLAPTVLRLDELIAHTVSLIRPEAEEQQIAIFSDCPEGLQIQGDRDRLGQVLLNLAKNAIQAMPEGGSLNLVAAASAMAVTIAVSDSGQGIEADIMDRIFEPFFTTRSKGTGLGLALCKKIVEEHSGTIGVKSVTGQGTTISITLPARLP
- a CDS encoding DUF302 domain-containing protein translates to MAMHTRYAFGKTVQSSFYETEAKVREELLKEGFGILTEIDVRQKFKEKLGRDFRNYIILGACNPALAWEAISREPNIGTLLPCNVVVYDDSDGKTVVMVMDPVAALSMIDNPEIAELAQKVKQKMERVLSAL
- a CDS encoding response regulator — encoded protein: MTGRILIVEDDETFRSFVQTILEDEGYEVSIACDGREGSQKLAKEGYDLVISDLKMPGKSGLELFRETRQDPGPPQFILLTAYGTVDEAVAAMKEGVVDFLTKPLSAPEALLTLVKRIIESQERNRELLALKASETVGLPPEELIFAGQAMQKVRKLVLDVAGTTANVLIYGESGTGKELIARIIHLLSPRSKASFVPLNCAAIPENLLESELFGHEKGAFTGAIQARQGKFELARGGTIFLDEIGEMPLPLQAKLLRVLQERAFERVGGNKEIKADVRVIAATNRNLQLEVAERRFREDLYYRLNVFPLQLPPLRERSDAIPLLADYFLERFSLQIGKKLKGAEAGVFDAMARYAWPGNVRELQNIMERAVILAQGVVRCANLPDALVHATLPASMDSREALKSTERELIIRALEKHRGNRRLTAEELGISRRTLQYKLKEFGLLDNPE